One Deltaproteobacteria bacterium genomic region harbors:
- the orn gene encoding oligoribonuclease → MRTAKYLFLDLETTGLHPGHDDILECAWIITDGSLREIRRGQMVLHFRRIFPEAVDPFVTEMHTKNGLWAECETSVNDLCDLADVLAGQINSTEWVETRPILAGATVHFDRSFLRHWVPDVERLLHHRHLDVSSLKMALRDVDPNLPKPASSDAHRAMDDIEYSLGEARNIYALLADVVIDQAIEAGALAAAQVTGDFGVILALTER, encoded by the coding sequence GTGAGGACCGCAAAGTACCTCTTCCTCGACCTCGAGACCACGGGTCTACACCCCGGTCACGATGACATCCTCGAGTGCGCTTGGATCATCACCGACGGTTCGCTCCGCGAGATCCGCCGAGGGCAGATGGTGCTGCACTTCCGGCGCATCTTTCCCGAGGCAGTCGACCCGTTCGTGACCGAGATGCACACCAAGAACGGGCTGTGGGCCGAGTGCGAGACGTCGGTCAACGACCTCTGCGACCTGGCTGATGTGCTCGCCGGACAGATCAACTCGACCGAGTGGGTCGAGACCCGGCCGATCCTCGCGGGGGCGACGGTGCACTTCGACCGCAGCTTCCTCCGGCACTGGGTGCCCGACGTCGAGCGGCTGCTCCACCATCGCCACCTCGACGTGTCGTCGCTGAAGATGGCGCTCCGTGATGTCGATCCGAATCTCCCGAAGCCGGCCAGTTCGGACGCACACCGAGCGATGGACGACATCGAGTATTCGCTCGGCGAGGCCCGCAACATCTACGCCCTGCTCGCGGATGTCGTCATCGATCAGGCCATCGAGGCCGGCGCGCTCGCGGCCGCGCAGGTCACCGGTGACTTCGGCGTCATCCTCGCCCTCACCGAACGCTGA
- a CDS encoding PD-(D/E)XK nuclease family protein codes for MPRCDHQWFFAPPLQLPVCVRCGREPTASPSQVETWRDCQRKWAYSRVREKTEHPSAAYGTRCHKLLEDWLIKRIPPPNDTPEGKTVWTGLHLIPTPWTPGLGIEERATPVLGGPPLARALGLEDGALGPSVAWDMRKDFRYGYTPDGGGVLVIGDHKTTGDIAKYAKTAETLSTTDPQGIAYTHDSAEHYDVAWVVGQWVYYQRDAKAKAKPVTFSISRQQARERFAKMHVEEVVPMVRARAAPIESLPRNLDACNSYGGCPYQRECHATITPEESAATLLTQIRGARPMPETPADLLASIAAAAGNVPPPPTTAAAPTPEPIFVAGKHTTGDPKLDAHLGTLAPADQAALLSSMIAAQAAAGLPLTVVSVLPEAPPVVETRAPKKRQTKPKAAPKVEVEPPADVVLDQAVEAGALAAAQVTGDFSEIECSEQDERRYQRRRLVEVWLRGTRPKEDLEYAITMVEVPL; via the coding sequence ATGCCCCGCTGTGACCATCAATGGTTCTTCGCGCCGCCGCTGCAGCTCCCGGTCTGCGTTCGTTGTGGTCGCGAACCGACCGCGAGCCCGAGCCAGGTCGAGACCTGGCGCGACTGCCAGCGCAAGTGGGCCTACTCGCGGGTGCGCGAGAAGACCGAGCACCCGTCCGCGGCCTACGGCACGCGGTGCCACAAGCTGCTCGAGGACTGGCTCATCAAGCGGATCCCGCCGCCGAACGACACACCCGAAGGGAAGACGGTCTGGACCGGACTGCACCTGATCCCCACGCCGTGGACGCCCGGCCTCGGCATCGAGGAGCGCGCCACACCGGTGCTCGGCGGCCCGCCGCTCGCCCGCGCCCTCGGCCTTGAAGATGGAGCACTAGGCCCCTCTGTGGCCTGGGACATGCGCAAGGACTTCCGCTACGGCTACACGCCCGACGGCGGTGGCGTGTTGGTCATCGGCGATCACAAGACCACCGGCGACATCGCCAAGTACGCAAAGACGGCGGAGACGCTCTCGACCACCGACCCGCAGGGCATTGCGTACACCCACGATTCCGCTGAGCACTATGACGTGGCCTGGGTGGTCGGCCAGTGGGTCTATTACCAGCGCGACGCGAAGGCCAAGGCCAAGCCCGTCACGTTCTCGATCTCTCGACAGCAGGCGCGCGAGCGCTTCGCGAAGATGCACGTCGAGGAGGTCGTCCCGATGGTCCGCGCTCGAGCGGCACCGATCGAATCACTCCCTCGCAACCTCGACGCGTGCAACAGCTACGGAGGATGTCCGTACCAGCGCGAGTGCCACGCCACCATCACCCCAGAAGAGAGCGCAGCGACACTGCTGACGCAGATCAGAGGAGCACGACCCATGCCCGAGACACCCGCAGACCTCCTGGCCTCGATCGCCGCAGCCGCCGGCAACGTCCCACCGCCGCCGACCACCGCGGCAGCGCCGACGCCCGAGCCGATCTTCGTCGCCGGCAAGCACACGACCGGTGATCCGAAGCTCGATGCGCACCTCGGCACGCTCGCGCCCGCGGACCAGGCCGCGCTGTTGAGCTCGATGATCGCCGCGCAGGCGGCCGCGGGCCTGCCCTTGACCGTGGTGTCGGTGCTGCCCGAGGCACCGCCGGTCGTCGAGACGCGCGCGCCGAAGAAGCGGCAGACGAAGCCGAAGGCCGCGCCCAAGGTCGAGGTCGAGCCGCCCGCGGATGTCGTCCTCGATCAGGCCGTCGAGGCCGGCGCGCTCGCGGCCGCGCAGGTCACCGGTGACTTCTCCGAGATCGAGTGCTCGGAGCAGGACGAGCGTCGGTACCAGCGCCGCCGGCTGGTCGAGGTCTGGCTCAGGGGCACGCGTCCGAAGGAAGACCTCGAGTACGCGATCACGATGGTCGAGGTGCCGCTGTGA